CATCTACATCGAAACAAGCCCCTTAATCAAGAAATTTCCTGTACCCTCGAGTTTTCAGATACTCAGGTGGCTTTCGGAGGATTTCAGTTGATTTTGAAACTCGCCTCGACTATAGTCCTTGCGGTTTGGTCGGAGACCTTTTTTCAAAGGTCTTGCTCCTTGATATTCGCAAGTTGTTCGCAAAACTCAAAAGATTTTCGGCACGATCCTAAGAGCCTACCCCGTTATCCAGGCGAAGGGAATTCGTGTCAATCGCTTCAACAGGAGGTTCACATGGCAGGCATTAACAAGGTTATCCTGATTGGTCGCCTGGGCAAAGATCCGGAGGTGCGTTATACAGCAGACGGCACGGCTGTTGCCAATTTCAGCATTGCCACTTCTGACGAATGGAAAGATAAAGGAACGGGTGAAAAAAAAGAGCGCACTGAGTGGCACCGCATTGTGGCCTGGCGTAGACTAGGTGAGATATGCGGGGAATACCTTTCCAAGGGTAGACAGGTCTATATTGAGGGGAGTCTTCAGACAAGGGAATGGGAAGATCAGGATGGTAAGAAGCGCTGGACTACGGAAATTGTAGCCCGTAACATGCAGATGCTTGGAACGCGTGACCAGGTGGAATCGTTTTCACAACAAGCTCCAACTCCGGGACCTGTCCGTCCGGCAGGCGGGCCTGAACCAACAGCTAAGGAACCCATCGAAACCGATATCCCTTTTTAACCGAAAACAGTTTTTCCCGCCTGAGGCGGGCGGGGGTGCCGACTTCGCCGAAGTAGCCGCAGGCTACGACGACTGAATCGCAGTGTGAGGCCGTATTCATAGAAAACAAGCGTTGCTTTATGCCTTGTTTTCCTCTTCTGCCTTGTCTGCCTCCGCCAGCTTGTCTGCCTCTGCCAGTTTTTCCCGCTCTTGCGAGCCGGGCTCCTCTTCCAACTCTCCGGAAGTTGCTTTCTTAAAATTCTTGATCCCCCTTCCAATGCCGCTTCCGATCTCAGGTAACTTGCCGGCCCCGAAAATAATCAAGATAATAACCAAAATTATGATTAACTCCGGCATGCCTATTCCGAACATGTTGTCTCCCCCTTATTGCTGAGTCCGCTTGAAAAGATACCTTGCGCAGGAACTCTGAACTGATACACTAATTATTAAAATACCACTAAAATCGCAAGGTGTCAATTCGCCCTCCGCTCAACTCCTTTTCACACTATCCATAATCCTTGCATAGGCTTCATTGATTTCGGTCATCTTACCCTGGACCAACTCCTGAATCACCGGGTCTGTATCTATAAACCTGTCAGGATGATACTTCTGCGCAAGGCTCTTGTAGGCCGCCTTGATTTCCTGTGGCCTGGCATCATACGGAACCTGAAGGACGTCATAATATGGCTTGAGCCTACCCCCCAGCAACTCCTTTCCCAATAGATCCGGATTGTTTTCCATCGTATGTCCCACCAAAAGACCGAGGGCGGCCCCTACCGGTCCTGCCACAATCCAGCCAATGCCTGCACCCAGTACTTTGTGAAGTTTCCCCTTATCTTTTTCGTCCGATGTCTCACCCATATTAAAAAAATTATGTAACATTTTACCCATAGAGTCAAGTGGAATCACAGCAGCGAAAGAACAGACTTGCCTCGCGGCCCTTACTATGTTACCCAAATATCTCCACTTGGCCAGGCCTGAACCAAGAAAAAAATGCCTAAAATTAAATGAGATTATGGTATTGTGAATTGTAAAAGAACCACGGAATTCACAATGGAGTAGATAGCAGGAGCTATTATGGTGCCATTTAAATCAGACATGCTGCCTGTCCTCATCGGCAGCCTCCCTGTTGCAGACCATGATGAGGCCCTTCGCATGGTCTTTGAATACACACCTGAAATACCACTTTGGGTTCAACTGCCGGTCTACCCGGAAGAGGGCATGATGGTTCAGTTCTTGCCGGGCATGCCAAGCGTTAGCGAAGAAGACGGCCGGGTTTTCATCGACACTTCCGGGGCCACGTTTGAGGACGAGCTCCTCCGATTTTACGAAGCGTATCTTTTGGTAACCGAGGGTGAAGCGCCCCTGGACGGGACTCGATTTGCCCTTACGGAAGAGACTGCCAAAGGCTTCTTTACTCTGCTCAAGAAAATAGAGAAAACCTCTGAACCTCCCCTCGCCCTTAAGGGCCAGATTACCGGACCTGTGACCCTGGCCACGGGAGTGACCGATCAGGATAGACGAGCGCTCTTTTATGATGACCGTTTGCTCGATGTGGTCGTCAAGACCTTAGCCATGAAGGCCCGGTGGCAAGTGGAAAAGCTGTCACAATGTGGGGTCCCGGTTATTGTCTTCATAGACGAACCAGGTCTTGCAGGCTTTGGCACTTCCGCATTTATCAGCATCTCGCGCGAAGATATCAACAGGGTCCTTTCTGAAGTCATTGAGGCTGTACACGAGGCAGGAGGACTTGCCGGGGTCCACGTATGCGCCAATACAGACTGGTCACTGATCCTCGATTCCCCGGCAGACATACTCAGTTTTGACGCTTATGGGTTCTTTGATCGGCTGGCCCTGTACGAACAGCCCCTCAAGCGCTTTTTCGAACAGGATCGCATCCTCGCCTGGGGGATAGTGCCTACATCAGACAGCAAAGATATTGAGAGGGAAACGCCTTCCAGCCTGGTAGAAAAATGGGAAGTCCAGGCAGATCGGCTGGAGGCGCTGGGCATCAAACGGGGGACAATTTCGGCCCAATCCCTCATCACGCCAAGCTGTGGCACAGGCTCCCTCACACAATCTCACGCCGTAAAGGTCCTTGAAATGACTCGTGAGGTTTCCCGAATCCTCCGCTCTATGTAAGATCGCTTGGCGATCTTAGATGTGGTAATTATTTTCACACTGCGCAACCTCTTGCCGCCGCATTGAGTAATTATTTACCATTTTTATAACCTTTATTGCTCAATCATGCAGGCCCACCTTCGTATGAATACTCCATAACTACCTGTAATTATACGCTACCTATCGCAACCAGCTGATTGTGCACGGTTCTTGCTCTATATGCGGTCATGACACATTTCAGCCACTGTTTGAGCATGATTCTGAAAATATGTATTGTGGAGTACGCTATGAAGAAAATATGGCGTCTAAGTTTTGTTGCGGTCCTCTGGTTTTTTCTGACTCAGCCCAGCCCAGCCGAGTCAGCCACTTATGCTTGTGTGGCAAACCGTAATAGTGACGCGGTATCGACCATCGCGATACTTGACCGCACGTTCACAGTCACTAGTGTTCAAGAGCAGCTTCAGGGCATCGCGTTTATTGGCGTGGCAATCACTCCTGACGGATATGTGTATGTGGCGAATCCTGATGCCAATGCCGTTTATGTGCTTGATACGTCTGACGGGGAACTCATCCATACACTCGAAGCTGGGAAAAAACCTGTGGGCGTGACAGCCTCGCCAAATGGACGCTTTGTCTATGTGACCAATTGGAGAGATAATACGGTGTCTGTCATTGACACCGGCATTCACTCGGACGGCTCCCCAGAAGTAGTCGGCCCTCCCATTCAAGTGGGGCGCACCCCCATAGGTGTGGCAGTATCTCCTGACGGACGATACGTCTATGTGGCAAATTATCACGGTAATAGCGAAGACGCCGAAAATGGCTCGCTTTCTGTAATCACCGCCCCTAACGGTCAAGTCCTCTGGACAGTTGAGGACCTGGGAAAACTTCCTGTGGGCGTGGCAGTGTCGCCTGATGGAGGATACGTCTACATAACGAATCTTGGGGATGACACGGTATCTGTCATCGATACCAATACCAGAGAAGAAGTGACTGGACTCTACACGCGCATCAAGGTTGGACGGGCCCCCATGGGTGTGGCAGTGTCACCGAGTGGAGACTATATCTACGTGGCAAGTCGAAACAGTGACAGCCAGAATGGCACGGTATCCGTCATTCAAACCGCTGACGACGTGGTTGACTACGATGTAGTTAAAACAGTTTATGATGTTGGGAAACAACCGGTCGGCGTGTCGGTCACGCCGGATGGAGCTTATGTTTACGTGACCTGTCGCGGGGACGACACCGAGGATGGTACGGTATCCGTCATCCGAACTTCTGATTACAATGTTGAATCCATTCGCGATTATGAAGAGACCGAACCGGCGAGCTTTGGTCAGTTTATTGGCAGCATATCGGTACCCGAAGAGCCAACCGAGCTTGTAGCAACGGCCGTGTCAGACACACAAATCAGTCTATCATGGACCGACAACTCCTTTGATGAATTGGGCTTCAGGATCGAGCGCAAAACTGGATTAGTCGGAACCTACGCAGAAATTGCTAGTGTTGAGGCAAATGCTGTGACATACACTGATATGGATTTGAGTCAAGCAACCACTTACTATTATCGGATCACGGCATATAACAGCCGTGGCGACTCCTCCCATTGCAATGAAGGTGGTGGCACAACCTATCCAGCTGCACCAGGCGATCTATTGGTTGAAGCAGTATCCGCCAGTCAAATAATCCTCTCATGGACCGACAATTCCTCAGGCGAATCAGGCTTCGGAATCGAACGTAGGATTGAGTCAGTCGATGTCTATACAAAATTAGCTGTTGTTGATGCAAATGTTACGACCTACAGCGATACCGGTTTGAGTGAAGCAACTACTTACTATTACCGGATAACGGCATACGACAGCATAGGTAGCTCCGGTTATTCCGATGAGGATAATGCCACAACCCGTCCGGCCGCACCAGGCACTCTGTCGGCTAAGGCTATCTCCACCAGCCAAATTGATCTTTCTTGGACAGACAATTCTTTGGGCGAATCAGGCTTCGAAATCGAACGTAGGATTGAGTCAGTCGATGTCTATACAAAATTAGCTGTTGTTGATGCAGATGTTACAACTTACAGTGATACCGGTTTGAGTGAAGCAACCACTTGCTATTACCGGATAACGGCATACGACAGCATAGGTAGCTCCGGTTATTCCGATGAGGATAATGCCACAACCTATCTACTGGCACCAAGCGGTTTGTCGGCAACAGCAGTCTCCAGCAGCCGGATTGATCTTTCCTGGACAAACAATTCCTCAAAACAATCGGGCTTCAG
The sequence above is drawn from the Deltaproteobacteria bacterium genome and encodes:
- the ssb gene encoding single-stranded DNA-binding protein, whose translation is MAGINKVILIGRLGKDPEVRYTADGTAVANFSIATSDEWKDKGTGEKKERTEWHRIVAWRRLGEICGEYLSKGRQVYIEGSLQTREWEDQDGKKRWTTEIVARNMQMLGTRDQVESFSQQAPTPGPVRPAGGPEPTAKEPIETDIPF
- the tatA gene encoding twin-arginine translocase TatA/TatE family subunit is translated as MFGIGMPELIIILVIILIIFGAGKLPEIGSGIGRGIKNFKKATSGELEEEPGSQEREKLAEADKLAEADKAEEENKA
- a CDS encoding DnaJ domain-containing protein, whose protein sequence is MGETSDEKDKGKLHKVLGAGIGWIVAGPVGAALGLLVGHTMENNPDLLGKELLGGRLKPYYDVLQVPYDARPQEIKAAYKSLAQKYHPDRFIDTDPVIQELVQGKMTEINEAYARIMDSVKRS
- a CDS encoding fibronectin type III domain-containing protein — translated: MKKIWRLSFVAVLWFFLTQPSPAESATYACVANRNSDAVSTIAILDRTFTVTSVQEQLQGIAFIGVAITPDGYVYVANPDANAVYVLDTSDGELIHTLEAGKKPVGVTASPNGRFVYVTNWRDNTVSVIDTGIHSDGSPEVVGPPIQVGRTPIGVAVSPDGRYVYVANYHGNSEDAENGSLSVITAPNGQVLWTVEDLGKLPVGVAVSPDGGYVYITNLGDDTVSVIDTNTREEVTGLYTRIKVGRAPMGVAVSPSGDYIYVASRNSDSQNGTVSVIQTADDVVDYDVVKTVYDVGKQPVGVSVTPDGAYVYVTCRGDDTEDGTVSVIRTSDYNVESIRDYEETEPASFGQFIGSISVPEEPTELVATAVSDTQISLSWTDNSFDELGFRIERKTGLVGTYAEIASVEANAVTYTDMDLSQATTYYYRITAYNSRGDSSHCNEGGGTTYPAAPGDLLVEAVSASQIILSWTDNSSGESGFGIERRIESVDVYTKLAVVDANVTTYSDTGLSEATTYYYRITAYDSIGSSGYSDEDNATTRPAAPGTLSAKAISTSQIDLSWTDNSLGESGFEIERRIESVDVYTKLAVVDADVTTYSDTGLSEATTCYYRITAYDSIGSSGYSDEDNATTYLLAPSGLSATAVSSSRIDLSWTNNSSKQSGFRIERKIGLYGTHAEIAIVDANIPTYSDTGLTDCTVYYYRVRAYSSTANSSYSDEDDARTFLAAPSGLSATAVSRNQIDLTWTDNSTDESGFKIERKTASETTSSETDSEDGSETDSDSGTYSEIATVGANVTKCSDSGLEPNTTYRYRVRTYTDSETTSVTSGTDVMEYSDYSNEGEAETSETSDNCFIATAAFGSLLEPHVATLRKFRDAHLLPCASGRMFVKTYYAYSPPIADFIARHDTIRAAVRIVLLPTVAFSYSMLHVGPMLTLIIIVFVMVLPLGLSWLFRRKSFLF